A window from Cryptomeria japonica chromosome 1, Sugi_1.0, whole genome shotgun sequence encodes these proteins:
- the LOC131050414 gene encoding probable LRR receptor-like serine/threonine-protein kinase At4g36180 yields MEQSVPILIVACTILTLGSSILSATLPSDIQALIHFKNSIDKSSVHPTSCLDSWDFSAADPCVSTSAAHFACGLLCDVQTGEESRVTSITLDGAGYKGFLHPSIGNLSELVKLDVSGNAFSGAIPETIGLLSKLTSLKLANNQFSGSLPSSIGGLVSLQGMSLARNQLDGFIPQSLNGLVDLRSMDLSHNSFSGVIPPFRGMRSMHSLDASYNKLTGELHAELPPLLSLLILRGNMLNGSLPAKLNSLPRLSVLDVASNKLSGSVGSTLFGHPSLQQVNLSNNNFGALSVPNLAGVNAQMVAFDISFNRINGSLPANFASIGSLAALYLSHNQFQGPIPADYGRKTAMEGSENMRPLYRLYLESNYLSGDIPAVFLGISPGKIIGSFADNCLNECPARVTLCQGGQRPPSECRTAY; encoded by the exons ATGGAACAATCAGTCCCAATTCTGATTGTGGCCTGCACAATCCTTACTCTTGGCTCTAGCATTTTATCTGCTACCCTCCCTTCTGACATCCAAGCCCTGATCCACTTCAAGAACTCAATTGACAAATCCAGTGTACACCCAACTTCATGCTTAGATTCATGGGACTTCTCTGCAGCAGATCCTTGTGTTTCAACATCAGCGGCCCATTTTGCTTGTGGTCTTCTCTGCGATGTCCAAACTGGAGAGGAAAGCCGGGTCACAAGCATTACTCTGGATGGAGCAGGGTACAAAGGATTCCTTCATCCATCCATTGGGAATCTCAGTGAGCTG GTCAAGCTTGATGTATCAGGAAATGCCTTTAGTGGAGCCATTCCTGAAACAATAGGCCTGCTGAGTAAGCTAACAAGCTTGAAGTTGGCCAACAACCAGTTTTCTGGGTCCTTGCCTAGTTCAATTGGCGGGCTTGTAAGCCTGCAAGGTATGTCACTGGCAAGGAACCAGCTTGATGGATTCATTCCCCAGTCATTGAATGGCCTTGTTGACTTACGAAGTATGGATTTGTCACATAACAGTTTTAGTGGTGTAATTCCACCTTTTAGAGGCATGAGATCAATGCACAGTTTGGATGCTAGTTATAACAAACTTACAG GTGAGCTACACGCAGAGCTTCCACCTCTGCTATCTCTGCTAATACTAAGGGGAAACATGCTAAATGGAAGCTTGCCGGCCAAATTGAATTCATTGCCAAGACTTAGCGTTCTGGATGTGGCCTCTAATAAATTGAGCGGAAGTGTGGGCAGTACTCTGTTTGGGCACCCTTCACTGCAGCAGGTCAATCTGTCCAACAACAATTTCGGTGCTTTGAGTGTTCCAAATTTAGCAGGGGTAAATGCCCAAATGGTTGCTTTCGACATCAGTTTCAACAGGATTAATGGGTCACTTCCTGCTAATTTTGCAAGCATTGGAAGCCTTGCTGCTCTGTATCTTAGTCACAACCAATTCCAAGGGCCAATTCCTGCAGATTATGGTAGGAAAACAGCCATGGAAGGCTCTGAAAACATGAGGCCTTTATACAGGCTATATCTAGAGAGTAACTACTTGAGTGGTGATATCCCAGCTGTATTTTTGGGCATTTCCCCTGGAAAAATTATTGGTAGCTTTGCTGACAATTGTTTGAATGAATGTCCTGCAAGAGTTACGCTGTGTCAGGGTGGACAGAGGCCTCCTAGTGAATGTAGGACTGCTTATTAA